The genome window ATAACAGTATTTGATGTTTTTGATCAAAACTTAATTGAGAATTAGTGAGTCTACCTCCAACTCTTAACAGACCTTTGTCGTCAATGAACGgttgtaattttaaaacagatcTACTAGGAATTAATTTATTCTTTTTGATAGCTTCAAGCTCGCGGGCGAAATGAGTTTCTTGATGATAGAGTAATACACGGGTCTCTGCGCATTCTAAATCATTTAAGTTTATAGTACCATGCGATTTTAATACTCTTAAAAAGCGGAGAACGTAAACAAGTGTGCGGATTAATTTAGTCCAAGTCGCGCATCGCATGGCGAGGTTATGAATTGGATGAGTAGGTTCGAACGTAGACACGACTTGTGCGGGGAGCGATGTGATTTTAATTTCTTGCAAATCCTGattgtgattatttattttaaattctttTACAGGCCATGTATTAATTGGATCAAACAGCCATTGCGGGCCATGGAACCAGAGTGAGTTATTTATTAGTCCTAGAGGCGTTACAGGTCGTGAAACAATATCTGCCGGATTTTCTACACCACGAACGTGAAACCAATGCGCTGCGGGTAAGTATTCATTTATTTGAGCGATACGATTAGCTACAAATGTTTGATATTTATAAGCGGGAGAATGAATCCATGTAAGAGTCACAGTGGCGTCTGAAAAAGCGTAAATTTTATCTACAGTGCATCGTTTACTTAGGACGTTTCGAACAGAATGTATTAATTTAGCAAGTAACAAAGCTGCACAGAGTTCTAAGCGAGCGAGGGTTTTATTTGGATTGGAAACTTTGGACTTAGCGGTGAGTAGTCTAACTGAGTGAGCGATTGAGTTTTCATTCGTATCTACGCGaatatagatggcagcaccgtAGCACTGCTGGCTGGCATCGGCGAATCCAATTAGGGTTACTCTGTTACTAGCTGTGATGCCAATGTGGCGCGGTATTTCAATTTTTGATAAGTGTGGAAGTTCCAGATGAAATTGTTTCCATTTGGAAATAATGGAGTCGGGCACTTCATCGTCCCATTGAAGTTGAAGTTTGAAACATTCTTGAATGAGTAATTTCATATAAGCTACAACGGGGCTTATGAGACCTAGAGGGTCAAATAAGCGCGCAGTAACAGATAAAATCGTGCgttttgtacaagtttctggAAAATCTATATTTGTTTTGAAATGGAAATTGTCATCAGTAGGTTGCCACTGCATACCTACGATTTTTGTATCAGCGTTGGGATCATCATCGAATTTCACAGCGAGAGGGCTTTTTTGTGCGGATGGGATTCGCGACAAGAGTTGACTATCATTTGAAATCCATTTGACTAAATTAAAACCTCCTTCTTTGAACATAGCGGTCATATCTTTATATATTTTCTCAGCCGTGTCGACGTCATCAACGGAGCTAACATAATCGTCAACGTACATATGATTTTCGGCTTCGTGCGCGGCGAGCGGGTACGACGCGCGACTGTCCGCGGCGAGCTGTCGGACGACACGCAGAGCTAAGTATGGTGAACTTGAGACGCCAAAACAAACCCTATTGAAATGATATATTTCAATGGGTGAGTTGGAATCAAACCTAAACAAAATTCTTTGAAAGGAGTGATGATCAGGAGAAAGTTTGACTtgaaaatacattttttcgatGTCTGCGGAGATTGCGATTGAAAATATGCGGAGATTTAATAGCAATTCGAATATATTATTCTGTAAAACTGGTCCGGTATACAGTAAATCATTTAAGGATTTTCCTGAGGTCGTTTTACACCCAGCGTTCAGTACAATGCGTGTTTTTGAAGTTTCTTTGTCCGGGCGATAAACGGCTCTATGCGGTATGTAATAAGAATCAGTGTTTTGAAAATTATTCGGAACCTTGGTTAAATAACCTTGATCGATATAATTTTGAATAGTTGAGTTGTAATCTGACCGTAAACCAGATGCGTCGAGTTTCTTTTCTAGATTCAATAAGCGGTGCTTCGCGGCAGAGTAAGATGATCCTAGTTCGGCGGGCGAGTGTTTGAACGGGAGAGCGACAGTATAGGTACCGTCGTCACCGCGCGTATAAGTTGACTGAAAATGTTTTTCACATGCTTCGTCGTCGGGACTAAAATGGTTTTTTTCTGGGACATTTTCAATTTCCCAAAAGCGTTGCGTTAATTGATCGAGACGAAAATCTTCCGTTTggcaaaaaaatgtcttttccACGTTGTGAGAATTTAATGAGTGAGTGTTATTATTGAGCGTTTGAGGTAAACACAGGGCTCTTCCGCCGGCGATATATCCTAGAGTAGTTTCGAGACCGATAATTGTCGAGGTCGGTGAAGTTACTTTTCCCGGTCCGAGTAATGTAGGGAATAATTCATTGCCTATCAAGCAATCAATTTCACCCGGTAAGTAATATTCGTCATCAGCCATCGGCAGGCCTTGCAGGTGTTCTAACTGAGTGGCTTCGAGTTGAGTTCCAGGTAAAATGTCGGTAATGTCATCCATAACGCGACAGCAAACGGTATAGGAACAGCGTGAATCGTAACGAGAATGTATTGTGAGTTGCGTTATTCCAAATGTAGTATCTGTGATTTGTCCTATGCCATTAATCACAGCGGGCTCAGTAATGACCTTTAAATTTAAACGTTCACAGCAAGCTTTCGTTATAAAGTTAGTAGCCGCTCCTGTATCTAAAAATACGCGCAGACTATGTCTTTGGTTATTGTTATATGCATAAACCGTCGCGGTTGGGCATAAAACTAGCGTTTCAGTATTTAAATTCTGCGCGGGAACGTTAACAGATAACGCGaggttgttatttttattagcgGGAGTGCGCGGCCCGTTTACAGCTGAGACGGTCTCGCTGTCCTGCGTGCGAGCAGTACTCGCCGTGGGCGAGCGCGGCTGACGCGGCGAGTGCGACAGAGACGGAATATTCGCAGAGCTTGGACACGGCGCTCTTGTAGCCGTCGCGCCTGCTTGACTATTTATACTTATATTGCTCTTGTCGCCTGTGGAATCAGCTGATCGCGGGGAATTAGAATTGGTATCGTAATGTAGCAAAGAGTGATGTTTTTTATTGCAAATCGAACATCTGTTTGTTGATTTGCAAGTACTGATATGGTGAAAACCTAAGCAGTTTATGCAAAATGTGTGTTGACGTACTATGTCATTACGCGATTGAGTGTTTTGTTTTAGGAAATGGTCGCATTTAAATAGCGGGTGTGATAGTTGAGAGTTGCAAACTTTGCATGGTCGAGGCTGAGTAATAGTTTCTGACTTGCTTGACGTTTGAGGTTGAGAAACTTGAGGAACTGCAACTTGAGTAcagaatgtttttattttattcatttgcGGTGCGGGTTTAGTAAAATTTTGAGTGCGCgtgttgttattattattagtttgaGAGCGAGACTGTGAGTGGAGTACTTGAAGTTTACTCTGTTCAGTTAAAAACTTTTTCAAGTTACTAAATTTAGGAATATCAATTTGTCTATGAGTCTGTTCGAATAGATCAATCATAGATTTATCCAATTTGCTTAAGGCAATATGTGTTATAATGAAATCTGATAAGTTATCAATTTTCAAGCGTTGTAAGGCTGCTTCAGCGGAACAAAAGTTGTCAAGTATATTATCTACAGACTGTCCAGTTTTTTGCTGCAACATTTGGTCTAGATAGATAGAAGCTTGTACCCTAGTATCTTGATATCTTGCTAGAAGAGCTTGCCATATGATTTCATAATTTTCTGAGGTAGCGGTTATTCCGGAACAAACATTGAGTGCTTTTCCGCTGAGACATCCTATAAGGTACTGGACCTTTTCAGCATTTGTTAAGCGAGTGTTAGTGTGTATAACACTGCGGAAATTTTCATAGAAGACTGGCCACTTAGTAGGTGTACCATCGAACCCTATGAGTTGAAGCGGGGGTAACTTAGtattaaagttattatttttcttttggtcCTCAAGCTCTTGCTTCAGTATGGTTTCCTTTTGTTTAATGTAACAATATAACTCGtcaaatgtatttaaaatactaaAACTCGGCTGAGCCTCAGGATTTTCTTTGAGTTGTTCAATCAAAAGTTTATCTACTGTTTCTATATAATCTAAACGGGTTTTATCTACTGATTGAGCTCTTGCTAAAAACTGCGTGCGAGAAACATCGTCGGAAACCATTAAGCTTAAGTTATAGACTTCTTGAATTATTTGAAACAgaaattgttttttatgttcGAGAAAAGTAATTATGACATCTTCGTCGCTTGTACCAGCTTCATTTTTCTTTCCACCACCCATCTTTTGCGAAAAGTTAGTTTAAAATAGTTATCAATATGCGTAATTAGTTGAATAATAAAAGTGCGGTGAGCGGCGAATAAGtatttaatgattttaaaaTGGCGGGTAGGTGTAGGTATATATGGTGCAAGCGGCGAACaactttttacatttaattatgCGAAATATGCGAGTTTTACcaaaaatcttatacttttaaacgagcaattcttgtatatttatttatttatttatttatttatttatttatttatttatatataccgacgatctcggaaaccgctctaacgatttcgttgaaatttgttatgtgggggttttcggggtgaaaaatcgatctagcgtagccttagatcccggaaaacgcgaattttcgagttttcatgagtttttccttcgcgtttgtaaacgtaaaatatggtcgttaatttcgccgcgcgcgcatcgattccgcttagctcagtcgtacgaggtcggtctaatgtacgcagatagatcgtaggtgtcagggtttcgaatcccagcaagaaattaagtttttgttttttgtctttttttttgtttttgtatttataagtttttttttatctaaagacgtgatatattaaaatagaaccgagcgaagctcggtcgcccagatattaagcTTTTAATTTTGAAGAATGAGTAAAATAACTGATGTTTAATAATAATTGAGTGtgaaatactattaaataagcGTGATGCGAAACAATTAAATGCGAAGTCACGTTGTGCGTTTGTAACAAATATGTGaggaaattatatatttttgagcGTGAGTTAATGTAAATATGAgcgaaataatgaaatatatgTATAGGGAGGATCAGGGTCGTAAGGATCAACACTTGGAGCAGCCGGGACTCACCTTCTTCAATAGCTCGATGTCCGCCACTCCAATTTTTGAGTTATTTTCAACACAGTTCGGTGATCTTGATTGAAACTTATGCACGTGACGTCACTTGTGGGAGCGCTCCCTTTTTTTCAACAATTTTGAGTTTTTAAACttgaatataaacttttggaAGCGTCCGCGGCGGTCGTTGTCTTTCACACTGACGTTTGTAGGTGAGGTGAGGTGGGGGAAGGAATGGATATTgccatacataaaaaatatattaaaaaaaaaggatgcGTTCGAGTAGTGTGTATGTATGTGGGTTATTAAagtaaatatctgggcaaccgagcttcgctcggttctgtttcgtatccttgacatgtgtcgccatctagttcaaaaatgaatagtacctacatcgagcgaaagaattctcagccttaacaacacaactactccacacgagatggcgcgcatttcgccacaaaaactcaaatagtgtattttctattcgttttagccttgacctgtgtcgccatctagtgtttgcaataaatagtacttacatatatcgaccgaaagaattctgtcttaacagtacaactactgcacacgagatggcgcgcgaataaaaacgcatgaaaactcgaaaattcgcgttttccgggacctaaggataagttagaccgatttttcacccccaaaaacccccacataacaaatttctgcggaatcgttagagcggtttccgagatcgtcagtgtaaataaatatatatataaataaataaataaataaataaataaatatacaagaattgctcgtttaaaagtataagatatgaaaataattagaaatgtaataaatattcacAATGGCGTAGCcagtcaacaaatggataaagaagtatccttgtCGTACTTACGTCGGAAACAACTCaacaatatactgataatttcagtgtaatcgatagtcgatagaatttaacgttccaactctattgacgtttgatttttgccatgagcaattccgccctctgcttATGACTGACTTCACTCTGACTCCAGTTATGAGCGTAACCGTAGTCTGGTCAGGTCGCTTCTGATGTTGGCTGACTTATTTGAGACGCCCATAAATACTAGGTACCTAATAGTGTTTCCTTTAGATTTTGACACACTCAGTTACCTTGATTCAgtggggtgtgtaatgattagtataactttttttggtataataacatttgatataacaacatttcgtatatatttaaaggatataatcactcatttgacataattaacatttggtataaccacaaaatatctacttttattttgtataatcattatttcgtataacacttatttataataaccgttatatggtataactatctattgatatacgactagtataatataactagcaaacagtataaaacatttcatgaattaattttattcttttttgaagggatcacagttctaacctaactaacctatttttctgatagcagtaggtacatatgtttaagtgttacagttctaacctaacctatttttctagTAGCAgggcgttgtgtgtagggggtcACGGTTCTAACGTAATCTACTTACCagagtaaatgatggatctaatttattgtacaattgttttttattttaactgtgctttagaaagaatttgtgttatacaatttatttattataggaaataagcattatacacaaagtatgttataataaatgttattcgaaaaaatgatcattatattaaatgagaattatacaatttgttagtatattatttgttattatatgattcaataattatatcaaatgatcgttataacgactaaaaatatatcaaaaaaagttatatcgatcgatacgcacccgattcggtgatggcaggtggaccaaaatgttgaccgaatggtggccgctatcggatgtaagaagcgcctggcatccgttggctcgttgggtggacgacattcgaaaaactgcggggcacttctggatgagattagcccaggaccgggataagtggcgtacacgaagggaggcctatgctcagcagtgggcgattaatggctgaaatgatgaatgTACCTTGATTCTGGACTCCACAGTCATGAGTGTAAACATGGTCTGCATATCGATGAGTGCCTGTCGCACCTCGCGGTACACGGAGCCAAGGAAACCGAGAGGGATGGACAGCTGGAAAAGCAGGCCGTTCACCATGACTAGGTCGCCAACTGTCATGTTGCCTGCCAAAgttgaaaaaacattttttttaattacttttagATTAGTAATTTACAGCCTGCTGTACATAGGATTataacaaaattttacaaaGGAACTTAAATACTTTACAAAAGATGTACAAAGAAAGATGAATAAATCTAAGAAATGTTGTAAATACTGTGTGCGTTCCAGCAGGACAAAAGGCTAAggctaacggcccagccacgacattggtctaagcgcgacagcggtgagcggcagccatacgtacGAATGAAAAGCCCCATCGCTGTCTCACTCCACTGTATGGccaccgctcaccgctgtcgcgcttaaaccaatgtcgtggccaggCCGTTAATCACGGTAGGTATTTTTAGTTTGAACTATATATCCTATACATATCGCCGGTTTATGTCCTATGGGTAGGACAAATGTAAGCACTGCTAAAGAGATCTAGGTCGTATTTATCTGTTAACACAGATGGTGGAAGCGCATTCCATACCTTTGCGTTCCGCATCATAAAAGATGAGGCAAATCGTCTTGTGCTGACAAATGGAATATGGAATGGAATTTACCTTTAACGATCTCATTGGCGGCCAGTATCATGATCATGCTGAGCCCGCCGCTGAATATCGCGTGCTGCCCGAAGTTGAGCGCCGCGAGGCTCGAGGCCGTCTTGAGGGACGCCGCCTCGTATTTCTGGAGGCTCTTGTCGTATTTCTCTAACTCGTATTTTTCGTTGTTGAAGTACTGTAATGGTAAAAGTATTTTTAAGGAAATAAATGGAAGAAAGAAAAATGATTTCTGCGGTTTACAAAATATCATGATGATAGGGAATATTTCGTAAACCTCTGAATCGATGCATTGTTGAGCATATCGGATTATAGCTAAGGCAACTACGGAATAGGCgaaacgactaaaaaaactaattagtccgtcagttagattatcaaagaattttagacacgtattttttatttttttttcgtaaacgaaaatgacgacggtacagtgcgttgaagtttcgcgtgacgtcacgcctaggtacaatttttacttagaagtgacgtcacaagcccccactccggaactttgatgctctatatctttgtatttttaaccgacttcaaaaaaaggaggaggttctcaattcgacagatttttttgtatgtatgttactcgatatctccgagaatcgtagaccgattttcaaattttttttgatcgaacgggtataaccccgagatggtcccattggcaccaagtcggggtctgatgatgggatcttggagaaatcgagggaactcttcaaatgttataggcacatgtaattttttttaaccgacttcaaaaaaggaggaggttctcaattcggctgttttttttttgtatgtatgttactcgatatctccgagaattgtggaccgattttcaattttttttttgtttagtgtatttttcaaaggtacaccagtatttacgcctgatggtattGTTCTtctttactgacagacttgtttgacagttTATATAAATTCATTTAATGCTATCTTTAGGCCTCGCTTACCTTAACAGTTTCGTAGTTGATAAGAGAGTCGATGGCTTTGTTGCCAGCCTCGTTCTCAGCTTTGTTCATGTGgacgcggaatttcgtgcgccACTGTGTGATCGCGAGCGTGAACGCTGCGTAAACGCCGACGCAACCGAACGCGAGACCtgtttacaaaatttaaattaaaaagaggCAAATTTCTGCCTTGGACTGAGAGTTGCACTCATCGCCTCAGAGGCGCGCGATGAGTTCAGCATAAGGAGAAGTCAgcctaaggcctgatttagacgtcGTGCGAACTCGAagccagacagacaaacagacagacaaacaggtgcgaagacgtcaaacttataacaccccgtcatttttgcgtcgggggttaaaaagcttGCAAGTTACCTGTAAACGCAATGCCTCCTTTCAACCCCAATATTGAGGAGACCAGCGTCAGCTCGAAGATGGTAGGCACGATGTTAAACACCATGGCTGAGAGCACGAAGTTAATGGCGCGAGAGCCTCGGTCGATCGTCTGTCAacaatgttttaaaataaaatattccagAAAGTAATTGCGAAATAAATGACTGACGTTTTGAGCAAAAACAAGCGAAggcgggtccacacagagcgagccATGTTGCGAAGTATAGTAATGACTTAGCACGGCAAACGGTCAATGCAGATCGGCCGCGGCACGTCTACGTTGGACTTTTGACGcgcgagcacattgcctcgctctgtgtggacttGTCTAGTCAATAATTATCATATAGTCATGCAATTggcaaaagtattttttgcgttAGCATTTATCTAAAgaattatttttcaaataaaaacgaAAGAGCATTTTCATTTCTGGCAATCTCATTCAAGAAACaaacatggcgaccctgccaatGGAGTCTTGAATTGGCGATGTTTTTACAAGGTACCTAACTTAAGGGTCACAGATGAGACTTTAGATGGCGCGCCAGGCTAAGATCCAAGTTATTTGTTGTGATGTATGAATACTTTATACTAGTGCAGGAAGATTTAAAGTCGTGTATTTAAGTGAACACATTTTACATAaggtttaaaataaattaacagtGTCAACGTTGGAAAAGTCGGATAAAATCGATGATTGCACCTTAGATAGCGCCCCGGTCTGTCGGCCCAAATGAAAGCTGAGATCCAGGTTGTGTATGTGAGTGAACACATTGCAGGCGAGTCGGCGAATCGAGTGTTGCGCTACCTTCGCGAACACTGCGTTACGGAGCTCGTTGAAACCCGCTGCCGTTGCTCGGGCAATGCCGTCTGGAATTAGGTAGTTTTTGAATTATTTGCACCAGTATTATCACTGTTATTCAATTGAAAAACGAGAAGTTCAATATGCGGGTCTACCGCAGAGAAGTATTGCGATTCAATGTCCCCGCGCAGCAAACGGCCAATGTAGACGTAACTCGATGACATTGGTCACTTGGCCGTAGAAATCGCGCGCGCTTTTACGGCCCggtcacgacattggtctaagcccGACAGCGGTGAGCGTTAGCCATACGTGAGCGACGAcgaaccctacattgagcgtggtccgacacgctcttggccgcttTTTACAGCcatgatttggttgaccgtctatatacTCGTATTCACAATAACATTGGAAATGTACTCACATCCAAGAAGTAAACTGAAAGCCGTAGTCCCCAACGCCTGCGGAACCGTCGCCATTCCCAACAAGGCGTCTCCAGACGTCACCGTGGCCGCGTTCACTTCGTCCACGGCGTATTTGAATAGGAAAGGGACGGTCACATTCATTATCTTCGCTCCGAAGAGGAGGGAGAGGGACAGCATGACGCGGTTGCGGATGGCGGCGTTATCCTGAAATTTAAGGTTATTATATAGCTCAAAATACTAGGGCCTGTAGCAGTCAAAATTCTAAACAATTCAGCTATCGGAAATCAAACTATTCATAATATTAATGCGAAAGTAGGTAAGTCATGTAGGAcattatgtagattttattccaGAAATTACTTTTTACGGGCGCAAAAGTTAAGGAGCGTGGTTTTTAAGGGGATCAACAAAACAAGATTTGATAAAAAAAGATGCCAAATTACTAATTCTGGGCAAAAACATCTTTTTATCAGTTctcttttatattattaatatcacAAAATATGACTCACCTGAGGCCATATATACGCCAGCATGCCCCTGATCATATCCGCACCAGAGACCGGCTTCGCATCCCCCAGGTTTATATCTTCCCGGGACAAAACAGAGGCACCTGGGTGAAAGCAGTCTCTCTTTTGGATACCTAGGGCGGAAAGTAAAGGATTGGATAGGCTGGTCGGGAAGCTTGCTTTGTCCTATTTAGATTTTTCTGTATATTTTAGAACTCCAGAGTTCTTAAGTGGAATTTTAAAGTATATGATTTGTAGTTATGCACATTTTTCTGAGTTTGCAGTTAGTCATAACTGTAAATTAATGCTGCCAATTCTATTCTGAATGAAAAATGTGGTATGTTTAGATGTCACAGACTGCACttgtgttataataaatgtcaaacttcattaaaataattacatttacaCCTTTCACAATCCGTGCTATCAAATTCATTGCTAACTCAGCTTGGTCCTGTCTCTAAGCGATATGCAAAGCTACAGATGCCGGAACAGTGACCTGCAGCCCAACTCCAGGGAACTGGGCTGAATGAACACAACAAGTGATCAACAGCCCGCCTGCCTCCGACtgggcgtccctacactacatctacaacTAACAACTACCTTTAAcgatatttgtataaaaatcaagTCTAAATGAAAAAGAAATAGAAATTCTGATGGACACTAAATGAAGCATAGCATAGAGCAAACTATAAGGGTTAATAGGACAGGCTAAGGGTTATTGGACATACATGGAGGGATAACAGGTAACGGGTGCAGGTAGCAGGATAAAGAGCTGCATTCTACCAGGTTATTAATAACACAAATGTTGGGAACTTAAACACAAGTAGATTTTTAAGTGCAAGTGAAATTAGAAACACTATAATTTATTTGTGAATACATAGTGGATTATTTATACTGTTTTTATAgctttgttttttttgtatcaCATAAAAACATAGAATACCAAACAATAAGTcactttaattacttaaaacatTTCAAACTACACTTTAAaatatattagttttttttttataaatcatcTTCTTGCCACTTTATAATTAATCTACATATGTATACATGTaattcaagtattttttttttaataaatgggcttactcttgaataagttatgaataataaaggtaaatattaattttgactGTGGAAATAAAACCAGACATTAATGTGAAACAAAAGCTGCAACATATACAAAACAATATGAATAACAGGAAGCACAAAATGCAGGcatctaaattaaaaaaaaaataaagtatcagcaaaaataatattttcacatTTCTTTAAATAAGTATCATTCCTTCTATTTCATTTATCCATGCTAAATAATgactatacaaaaatatacatattattactaCAGTAATGATAACAAGCCAGATAATTTAGAGTAGAATCATCTTTTGCCCTTAATATCATTTCATTAGCATGttaagttgtaaataatacTTCAGCAATTCAAGAACTAAagtcaaaacttttttttaatttaatgtaataatGTAACATTGTGTACACACTCAATACAACTTGTTAGTTATTATCAGTTTGCATTGTTGATGTTGTACACTCCTAGGTTAAGTTAATATTGGATTCATCTAGAAGTAACCATTAGTCATtcacaatatttataaaattggtACTTTGATAATAGCATATCACAATATTTGGCGGAATTGAAAGCAAGGTCAAGTTTAATAGGTTATATAAGTGTCAAAACACGACGAAAATCAATTAGAGATGTctcaaaaaattgttatttaCTGGAATTAATCAGTCACGTTATCAACCCGCAGTAACATACTTACCAACTGGAATTTTTCCCGCTTTCGGTTTGTTTGCCAACACCACTGCCAGTACGTTTTTAGCAGCGTCCGGGCCTCCAACATTGCTTGGGGGTTGCGTGCTGTGAAACTGTAATAACAACTAAAAATTAAGATGGTATTTAACGTTAAAAACTCGAAAATACTTTAAGAGAACACATTAAAAACGAGATCGAAAGCATTACATGGATTAAGATAATGTACTCACCCTAAAATGACTAGTAACCGCATATTGTTTGCATATGTGATTGAACTGtggtttatttaaaattataaattttgtacTACATAACGAATTTCTAAATCTAACatggtttttgataatattagggAATTTTGTATTTGATATCAGCGCAGCCGCCATGATTACCAACTGacaatgacattgacaat of Leguminivora glycinivorella isolate SPB_JAAS2020 chromosome 5, LegGlyc_1.1, whole genome shotgun sequence contains these proteins:
- the LOC125226159 gene encoding iron-sulfur clusters transporter ABCB7, mitochondrial isoform X1, with the translated sequence MAAALISNTKFPNIIKNHVRFRNSLCSTKFIILNKPQFNHICKQYAVTSHFRFHSTQPPSNVGGPDAAKNVLAVVLANKPKAGKIPVGIQKRDCFHPGASVLSREDINLGDAKPVSGADMIRGMLAYIWPQDNAAIRNRVMLSLSLLFGAKIMNVTVPFLFKYAVDEVNAATVTSGDALLGMATVPQALGTTAFSLLLGYGIARATAAGFNELRNAVFAKVAQHSIRRLACNVFTHIHNLDLSFHLGRQTGALSKTIDRGSRAINFVLSAMVFNIVPTIFELTLVSSILGLKGGIAFTGLAFGCVGVYAAFTLAITQWRTKFRVHMNKAENEAGNKAIDSLINYETVKYFNNEKYELEKYDKSLQKYEAASLKTASSLAALNFGQHAIFSGGLSMIMILAANEIVKGNMTVGDLVMVNGLLFQLSIPLGFLGSVYREVRQALIDMQTMFTLMTVESRIKEKSSAPPLKVDQKTATIEFKDVSFKYINGKPIFNNLSFTIPAGKKIGIVGGSGSGKSTMVRLLFRFFEPQSGEVLVNGQNIRDVDLASLRKAVAIVPQDCVLFHDTIFHNLHYGDLSRPEEEVYKASKMAELHESVKTWPKGYETQVGERGLKLSGGEKQRVAIARAILKDSPIIVFDEATSSLDSLTEHAILQALKAATVGRTSICIAHRLSTVADADEILVLENGNITDRGKHDDLISKSGSLYARLWEKQNREIK
- the LOC125226159 gene encoding iron-sulfur clusters transporter ABCB7, mitochondrial isoform X2; translated protein: MIRGMLAYIWPQDNAAIRNRVMLSLSLLFGAKIMNVTVPFLFKYAVDEVNAATVTSGDALLGMATVPQALGTTAFSLLLGYGIARATAAGFNELRNAVFAKVAQHSIRRLACNVFTHIHNLDLSFHLGRQTGALSKTIDRGSRAINFVLSAMVFNIVPTIFELTLVSSILGLKGGIAFTGLAFGCVGVYAAFTLAITQWRTKFRVHMNKAENEAGNKAIDSLINYETVKYFNNEKYELEKYDKSLQKYEAASLKTASSLAALNFGQHAIFSGGLSMIMILAANEIVKGNMTVGDLVMVNGLLFQLSIPLGFLGSVYREVRQALIDMQTMFTLMTVESRIKEKSSAPPLKVDQKTATIEFKDVSFKYINGKPIFNNLSFTIPAGKKIGIVGGSGSGKSTMVRLLFRFFEPQSGEVLVNGQNIRDVDLASLRKAVAIVPQDCVLFHDTIFHNLHYGDLSRPEEEVYKASKMAELHESVKTWPKGYETQVGERGLKLSGGEKQRVAIARAILKDSPIIVFDEATSSLDSLTEHAILQALKAATVGRTSICIAHRLSTVADADEILVLENGNITDRGKHDDLISKSGSLYARLWEKQNREIK